Part of the Corticium candelabrum chromosome 15, ooCorCand1.1, whole genome shotgun sequence genome, AATATCAGCAGGCTGGAACCCATCTGGAGTTAGTCAAGAATCTACATGTGCTTGAAATTATTTCTTGATGAAGGAAGTGAAAAGAGAAAAATTAGTAATAGAAAGTACTTTGCTGCATTTTGATAAAGCACTGCTGGCGTTTCCACGGACTAAATGATACACTGCCGTAGTGCAGTGCACATGAGCAATAGTAACCGAGTCTAATTCAACACTAACCATGTCTACTAGAGGTTGGCTACACTAACCATGCTCCAACCACTTCTACCTAAAGTTGGTTTTACATTGAGCTTCCTGGCCTAACCACATCTAACCAGCATTCTGAACTCACTTGATTGACATTATCAGCAGTGGCAGTTGCTTCACtgcatagatagatagatatgtTTATCATTTTTGTTTTAGATGTGTAGCTGATGTAgaggcatttgttgttgaaaaTGTGTGTAGTATGTATCATAGATTgtaataataaacaattattgttgtgttgcagTCTCTGCAgccacaaataaacaaaagacAGCATCTAAAGACACAGCCAAACtggacagagaaacagaagagCTCCATCGTAAAATTTAAACGATGCATAGAGAGTTTTTTGTATCATTTCCAGTGTattgtttcttaattaaccTTGTAGACGAAAAGGTGTCAATGGATGTTGGGCGAGTTATAATGCGAGTTCGAAGTGAGATGAAGATGACTCAGAAGGAGTTAGCAACTGTAAGTTGGTCAAGCTGTTACAACATCGTCTGACAGTGTCATTGTTACATAGTTAACAGGTAGACAGGTACTATCTGgcagtgttgtgtgttgttgttgcagcataAAAAGCTGAGAAAATCAGCATTTTATTGAGTAGATACTgagcagcagacagacagacagtctgacagcttttgttttatttaatcaTAAAACTTTGATTGCAAGAAACATTAGAATGATTAAAATGCACTTGTACTgtaatactatatatatatatatatatatatatatatatatatatatatatatatatatatatatattatgagGCACTTGTTGATAGTGTCAAGTTTGAATAATGAAGCCAGTTGGTCAGTCAGCATTGCTTGTAATTTTAAGGTATGACAGTTTACTACTAGATTTGTGCTTCACTGTTGCTGAAAGGAAGAAAATGATTAGCTGCCTATTTCAAGTTTGACACAAGGCCTTGTGTTAtgtattattttttaaaatgtaTGTCATATTTACTGGCAAATTGaatacactcaaacctccctaatccggacATTATGGGACTATAGCCGCTGTCCGGATACTAGAAATATCTGGAAGATTGAGAtagctaacgcacgttatatccttggaatcccagaccaCTTTAAGATAAGGTCTAATCAATGTCATATGTCAGTTCTGCACAAACtatgcgtgtacagtacatacttGTTCTACGTACTGTCACCTGATAGTAAGACTGCCTTGAGTGTTTATATggggagtttcttgccaaagtgcttaCCCTTGGAGCTCCAAGACCTGATATGCACTGGGAAAAGTGTCTGGTCTAGGGAGGTGTCTGGATCTTGGAGGTCTAGATTAGGGAGGTTTTAGTGTACTTTCAAATTCAATCAACAGCCTCTGGATGAATCTCAGGAATCAATTACCCGTTGTTTGCAACACTGGTAAGTTGTAGAAGGACATGCTTGAGTACAGGGTAACTCGGGCATCTGTTTGAGGTCGAGAGGGTTGTCGCCTTTGGCAAATTTGTGATtatgttttgctttttgtggTACTTGGCAGCATGACTTGGTTATTCATTGATTTTTTGgacaataagacagacagacagacctgaGAGAAACTGTCTACTAGGTGATATGTCCGTCCGTCTACACTACATGTGCATTGATCGTTGTTTGACAGTGAAAATGCCATCTGGAGGATGTTGGCGAGACTTACATGTACATATTTATTACAGAAAATAAACGAAAAGCCACAAATTGTGAACGACTACGAGGCTGGAAGAGCAATTCCGAATCAGCAAATAATGGGCAAGCTGGAGAGAGTCCTTGGTATAATCCTTGTCGTACGATTCAAAGTACAATTTATATCGTGTTCTACAAACACGTAGGTGTAAAATTGAGGGGCAAAGACATTGGTCAACCATTGGCGGCTAAAGGAGGGAAGAAGTAACTTCTGTGGGGAAAGTGAACCAGACTGAGCAGACAGTGATACATGAtgagattgtgtgtgtttcatgGCACTGACAATTAGAACGACTATAATGCATGTTCTAGAACGTGTAGTTGTACAGATACCTAACAGAGATATAGAAAAAACGTCAGTTGCCATGTGATgtcgttgtctgtctggtttggTGATGGCACATATCATTCTTTGGCTTGTTTAGGgcatgtacagtgtattggGTGTAGTAGGCTACTACAGGCTGGCAGACCTCAATGCAACATGCTAGCTAATATTTTAGTGcctttattaaataattaattacctctGCCAATGAAACTAATTATAAATGTCATTTTATTGTGCCACAGAGGAGTACCGTATAAACGCTAGGCTAAATGACTAATCTCAAATGATTGTACCCTCCTTAACCCCCTctgacaaacatacatgttTTCCTTCCCTTTGATTCCTTGCTAACCCCGCACAAGGCGCTCATATCGTAGTAGAGGTCGCGTGTTGCAATGAGCTATTGCGGTTACTCTCCAGGCAGAGGGTATGGATGACATTTTCCGAGGGGGAGGGAGGATGCAAGTGCAGCAGACCTCTTTTCCAAGGGTGAGAGGGATGTGTGATTGCAGCGTACCCTTTTTCCAAGGGGAAGAGAGTTGCATACCTTTTTCCAAGGAGAGCTATAGCTAGGGAAGGTGCAGTGCAGCATACCTTTTGCAAGAGGATGTTGATGTATATGCCACCGCAGCACATCTTTTTCCAAAAAGATAGGTGAGGATAGCGGGACAATTAATTTGAGGGAAGAAGATGTAATGAGGAAGATGGAGATGGATTGAGTAACAATTTATTAAAATGAGACAAATTATTTGTGTTCTGTCTTCTGCAGATACTTCTGTATACTTTTCTTTTGTCTTTTTCGTATTTTTTCTTTTTGCACCAGGTATTGTGTGTaacataacaataataacagtAATTATAGTTTAGCCTTGTGGAAAAATGTGTCTGGCAACTTTGAAACTTTGTTGTTTACAATCCTAGTGCTGAATATATTACACACGctcgcgcacgcacgcacgcgcacacatacacgcgcacacacacacacacacacacacacacacacacacacacacacacacacacaacacacacacacacaaacacacacacacacacacacacacacacacacacacacacacacacacaagaaagagGAAGGGGAAGAAAGGGTTTTCCCAAGTCATGCCATTCGTCTTTGCATGCCCACAAATAAAGTTTCAAGATCATCCACAGTTGTCACTCCACAATTACCAAGTAAGTATTCCACCAGATACTGTGGAATACTCCCTCACAAAGAAACTTTTCCATTTGTCAAGCAAATACAGTGTAAAGTGAAGAAGTTTGGAAAGAGTGTTAACTTTCATATGGGACCAAATATTGGGTCAATGGCACAATCATGCCGTAGTGTGTAGGTGTAGGGTTCTAGAGTTAAAATTAGAGTTAAGATTAGAGTCAGGGCTAGGgattatctaattaattattgtcaGCGGTGCGATTCTACTATTAACTAAGCCTTAATtactattattaattaaatgtgcaGACAAAAAGAGAGTGACACCATGcagtacagtatgtatagTGAAGTCCTCGTTGCAACCACAGCTAGCTGTTAGCCACGGAGTGTGGGAATCAATGGATTCTGAATGAGATATACCCTTATTTGCAAGATTAGCATTTATGTTGGTTGCTTCAAACTGAAGAGCATGTCAAGGTTTAGTAGAAACTACGTTTCTGCGGGCATTTTCATAGACTGAATAATGCATATGACTTAATTTTGCCTTAATTTACATGATCGAGTCCAAATTAACCTTGGTCTACAGGTTGGTTATGCTAACCACTCTGTAACCTTCTAACCCAAAGTTATATAACCATGGTTAACTAACATGGTTACTATAGCTTGTTACTATAGCTTGTTTCCTAACCACagtctctctccctctctctctccctccctccctccctccctccctccctccctccctccctccctccctccctccctccctccctccctccctccctccctctcccttcCTCCCCTTCTCTCACCCCTTCCTCCCCTTCTCTCacccctccctccccttccctcacccctccctccccttccctcacccctccctccccttccctcactcctccctcccctccctccctctctcctcccccctccctccctctctcctccccctccctccctctccctctccctctctctctctctctctctctctctctctctctcacacacacacacacacacacacacacacacatatacagtagtggacaaaagtatttgctggGCAAGaatttcaagggttttcaggatgtttgtgttttaaccTAGGTACATTGGTCAGTAGTCACCTGAAGATAATTACAATCAACATCTGAGAATAGAATGATAtgaaatacttcaaaatatccCTCTGCCGGTGATAGGATTCAATACAGTTTTTCGAAACCGGTTCAGAGAATGCCATTTATGATTACTATAGTAACTGAAATTGGACATTTTGACCCACAATAGTgctaattggtacagaattgagtgTAAATCAGTTGCtgttgcaatttaagattatctttacaacctagttaaaagccgattaagtttacattacaacttatcaaagcatattcaatgcaaacaatattccaacctttgaaaacaaactaacttatcaaTTGATTCTCATATCAGCACatatttccattctgtaggccagaatatgatgaaaaatcaacaaaaaaactacccggcaaatacttttgtccactactggtgtgtgtgtgtgtgtgtgtgtgtgtgtgtgtgtgtgtgtgtgtgtgtgtgtgtgtgtgtgtgtgcgcgtgcgtgcgtgcgtgcgtgcgtgcgtgcgtgtgtgtgtgtgtgtgtgtatccagCAGTGTGAACTTACTTAATGACATCAGCAGTGGGAGTTGCTTCGATCACTGCATATCTAGATAGTGTCTAGGGTTTTTTCTTAGATGTGTGGTTGATGTATCATggattataataataataataataataataataataataataataaacaattagTATTGAGTTGCAGACGGTGCAGCCACAAATATAAAACAAGTTACATCTACAAACACAGCCAAACTGGACAGAGAAACGGAGGAGCTCCATCGTAAGATGGAATGATGTATATAGAGTTTTTGTATCGTTTTAGTCGTATTTGTTTTTTAACCTAATAGACAATAGAATGTGGTGTCAATGGATACGTTGGACGAATAATA contains:
- the LOC134190631 gene encoding endothelial differentiation-related factor 1 homolog, which translates into the protein MAESDWDTVTFLRKKPMNAAAARSTKAVTSAQRKGEGVDTTKKFSAATNKQKTASKDTAKLDRETEELHHEKVSMDVGRVIMRVRSEMKMTQKELATKINEKPQIVNDYEAGRAIPNQQIMGKLERVLGVKLRGKDIGQPLAAKGGKK